In one window of Helianthus annuus cultivar XRQ/B chromosome 17, HanXRQr2.0-SUNRISE, whole genome shotgun sequence DNA:
- the LOC110926348 gene encoding chloride channel protein CLC-e isoform X3: protein MGSVRACGYSPIVVVRASRHHRVGGKNGLLSLQPQGARGHSISWVVRAGKGPPLLPPKKEVVEGGGIISACFVGLLTGLSVVIFNNVVHEIRDLCWDGLPSRGGLRELALENKWERIILIPTCGGLVVSLLNVFRSALEDGNSGLKALLKAVAAAVTLGTGNSLGPEGPSVDIGTSVAKGVASLFDKDAQRELSLKAAGSAAGISSGFNAAVAGCFFAVESVLWPSPAAAESSLSLTNTTSTVILSAVIASVVSEIGLGSEPAFTIPNYDFRSPTELPLYLLLGIFCGVVSLSLSWCTSWMIVATDKIQKTLGMPKAVFPVVGGFSVGVIALIYPEVLYWGFENVDTLLETRAFVKGLDVDLLLQLIAVKVVATSLCRASGLVGGYYAPSLFIGAATGMAYGKLLSSLISHLNPIFHLSGILDVASPQAYALVGMAATLAGVCEVPLTAVLLLFELTQDYRIVLPLLGAVGVSSWITSWSVKSKDNSPKPDTDHLSMHNFDQCITKKLLVSQAMKTQYVTVLMNTLLTQVVTLMLAEKQSCAIIVDDHNLFIGLLTLGDIQEFCKLSKETNKIPEELKS from the exons ATGGGGAGCGTAAGGGCGTGTGGGTACTCTCCAATAGTTGTTGTTCGGGCGTCGCGTCATCATCGCGTGGGCGGTAAGAATGGTTTATTAAGTTTGCAGCCTCAGGGGGCTCGTGGGCACTCTATTTCATGGGTTGTTAGAGCCGGAAAGGGTCCTCCATTATTGCCCCCGAAGAAGGAAGTAGTAGAAGGCGGAGGCATAATTTCCGCCTGTTTTGTTGGTCTGCTCACGGGTCTCTCTGTCGTCATCTTTAACAACGTG GTGCATGAAATTCGTGATCTTTGCTGGGATGGACTTCCGTCTCGAGGAGGGTTGAGAGAGTTGGCGCTTGAGAATAAATGGGAGCGCATAATCTTGATACCAACCTGTGGTGGATTGGTTGTTAGCCTGTTGAACGTTTTTCGTAGTGCTTTGGAAGATGGGAATTCAGGCTTAAAAGCTCTTCTCAAGGCGGTAGCTGCTGCTGTCACACTTGGAACTGGGAATTCTCTTGGTCCTGAAGGTCCGAGTGTTGACATTGGTACATCAGTCGCTAAGGGAGTTGCTTCATTGTTTGACAAAGATGCTCAAAGAGAACTTTCTCTTAAAGCTGCAGGCTCAGCTGCTGGAATTTCATCAGGTTTCAATGCTGCTGTTGCAGGGTGTTTTTTTGCTGTCGAGTCGGTTTTGTGGCCATCACCTGCTGCTGCTGAGTCATCCTTATCACTCACAAATACAACATCAACAGTCATTCTTAGTGCTGTGATAGCCTCTGTTGTGTCAGAAATTGGTCTTGGATCTGAGCCTGCATTTACAATTCCAAACTATGATTTCCGTTCACCAACTG aACTTCCACTGTATCTTTTGCTGGGCATCTTTTGCGGGGTGGTTTCTTTGAGCTTATCTTGGTGTACATCGTGGATGATAGTGGCTACTGACAAGATTCAGAAGACACTTGGGATGCCAAAGGCAGTTTTTCCTGTAGTGGGTGGTTTTAGTGTTGGAGTGATAGCCTTGATATATCCTGAAGTTCTTTACTGGGGTTTTGAGAATGTGGACACCCTCTTAGAGACACGGGCATTTGTGAAAGGCCTGGATGTAGATCTATTGTTGCAGCTAATAGCAGTCAAAGTAGTGGCAACATCCTTGTGTCGTGCATCTGGATTAGTAGGAGGCTACTATGCTCCGTCGCTTTTTATTGGGGCGGCTACAGGAATGGCGTATGGAAAATTATTATCTTCTCTCATTTCTCACCTCAATCCAATCTTTCATCTCTCAGGCATTCTGGATGTTGCATCACCACAAGCATATGCTCTGGTTGGCATGGCTGCTACTCTTGCTGGGGTTTGTGAGGTGCCTCTTACTGCGGTTTTACTTTTATTTGAGCTTACACAGGACTACCGCATAGTGCTACCACTTCTAGGTGCTGTGGGGGTGTCTTCCTGGATCACATCTTGGTCCGTTAAGAGTAAAGATAATTCACCCAAACCTGACACTGACCACCTAAGCATGCATAACTTTGATCAATGCATCACAAAGAAGCTTCTGGTCTCACAGGCCATGAAAACCCAGTATGTGACTGTGCTCATGAACACTCTGCTAACACAAGTAGTGACTCTAATGCTAGCAGAGAAGCAATCTTGCGCTATCATAGTTGATGATCATAACCTATTCATAGGTTTACTCACTCTAGGAGACATACAAGAATTTTGCAAATTATCAAAAGAAACAAACAAAATTCCTGAg